Proteins encoded in a region of the Acidobacteriota bacterium genome:
- the dnaA gene encoding chromosomal replication initiator protein DnaA gives MVEARLNRHIFDSWFRSIQFLDFDDEAKLVELEASDVTADWVNRYYTELIKHCLNSLGRDGYSIKWSTKPSESEAADDDAEPETATEEQIAGAILELERSPRSTTARTTTNFVDIEPVENSLNPKYTFDKFVVGSSNQFAHAASLSVAETPGKAYNPLFIYGGTGLGKTHLMHAIGHSIKQSNRHTRVAYITSEKFMNELINAIRYDKTHSFREKYRSIDVLLMDDVQFFAGKERTQEEFFHTFNTLHNDQKQIVISSDCPPRDIPTLEERLHSRFEWGLIADIEPPDLETKVAILKRKADMDGIDLDDEIAIFIASKIRSNVRELEGSLVRLVAISSLRGVPITKMLAQDALKNIIDSERPEGLTMDRIARMVASHYKLSVDEMKSKNNSRAISFPRQVAMYLCKRLTKHSYPEIGREFGGKHHTTVMHSVDKIDTMAKENRDFHKTVSGFIDNLCN, from the coding sequence ATGGTCGAGGCTCGGCTCAACCGCCACATCTTCGATTCCTGGTTTCGTTCAATACAATTTCTCGACTTCGATGATGAAGCAAAGCTTGTCGAACTTGAAGCCTCCGACGTTACGGCCGATTGGGTCAACCGCTATTACACGGAGCTGATCAAGCATTGCCTTAACTCGCTCGGCCGAGACGGGTATTCGATCAAATGGTCGACCAAGCCTAGCGAATCGGAAGCCGCCGATGACGATGCGGAGCCGGAAACGGCGACCGAAGAGCAGATCGCCGGTGCTATCCTTGAGCTCGAACGCTCGCCCCGCTCGACCACGGCTCGCACGACGACCAATTTCGTCGATATCGAACCGGTCGAAAATTCACTCAATCCAAAATATACATTCGACAAGTTCGTCGTCGGCTCGAGCAACCAGTTTGCCCATGCCGCCTCGCTTTCGGTCGCCGAAACTCCGGGAAAGGCTTACAACCCGCTGTTCATCTATGGCGGCACAGGTCTCGGCAAAACGCACCTGATGCACGCCATCGGCCATTCGATAAAGCAAAGCAACCGCCATACTCGCGTTGCGTACATCACAAGTGAAAAGTTCATGAATGAGCTGATCAACGCGATCCGGTATGACAAGACGCACTCGTTTCGTGAGAAGTATCGCTCGATCGACGTGCTCTTGATGGACGACGTCCAGTTCTTTGCCGGTAAAGAGCGGACACAGGAAGAGTTTTTTCACACTTTCAATACGCTTCATAACGACCAAAAGCAGATCGTCATCTCAAGCGATTGCCCGCCGCGGGACATCCCGACGCTCGAGGAAAGGCTGCATTCGCGTTTTGAATGGGGTTTGATCGCTGATATCGAGCCACCGGACCTCGAGACAAAGGTAGCCATTCTCAAGCGGAAGGCCGATATGGATGGCATTGACCTGGATGACGAGATAGCGATCTTCATTGCGAGCAAGATCCGCAGCAACGTCCGCGAGCTTGAGGGCTCGCTTGTGCGGCTGGTGGCCATCTCGTCGCTCCGCGGCGTTCCGATAACGAAGATGCTCGCGCAGGACGCGCTCAAAAACATAATCGATAGCGAGCGGCCCGAGGGGCTAACGATGGACCGGATAGCAAGGATGGTTGCCTCGCACTACAAGCTTTCGGTCGATGAGATGAAGTCAAAGAACAACAGCCGAGCGATCTCGTTTCCGCGGCAGGTGGCGATGTATCTCTGTAAGCGGCTGACGAAACACAGCTATCCGGAGATCGGCCGCGAGTTTGGCGGCAAGCACCATACGACCGTTATGCACTCGGTAGACAAGATCGACACGATGGCAAAAGAGAATCGTGATTTCCACAAGACGGTCAGCGGCTTTATCGATAATCTTTGCAACTAA
- a CDS encoding DUF2807 domain-containing protein, with product MGSAARGNVVSEQRSVAAFEGIKVSGIFRVEAVAGREQSVEIEADDNLLPLITTEVRDGMLVISTKESIRPRSTLVVRVSNPTIAKIQSSGVAKVTASELSGPFELDMSGASKAELRGNVSELKVRVSGAAKIEATELEAANAEVRASGACKVNVSVTGELKATASGASKIYYTGEPASLIKNATGASKVKQM from the coding sequence ATGGGGTCCGCGGCTCGGGGCAACGTCGTTTCTGAACAGCGTTCGGTTGCGGCTTTTGAGGGCATCAAGGTCAGCGGGATTTTCCGCGTTGAGGCGGTCGCCGGCCGCGAACAGAGCGTCGAGATCGAAGCGGATGACAACCTTCTTCCGCTGATCACGACCGAGGTCCGCGACGGTATGCTTGTCATCTCTACCAAGGAAAGCATTCGGCCGAGGAGCACGCTCGTCGTTCGAGTATCGAACCCGACGATCGCAAAGATCCAAAGTTCGGGCGTGGCAAAGGTCACGGCTTCGGAACTCTCAGGCCCGTTCGAGCTCGATATGAGCGGAGCCTCCAAGGCCGAGCTGAGGGGCAATGTCAGCGAGCTGAAGGTCAGGGTCAGCGGTGCCGCAAAGATCGAAGCGACCGAGCTTGAGGCCGCAAATGCTGAGGTCCGGGCAAGCGGTGCCTGCAAGGTCAATGTCTCGGTAACCGGCGAGCTGAAAGCCACCGCCAGCGGAGCAAGCAAGATCTATTACACCGGCGAGCCGGCGAGTCTGATCAAGAACGCTACCGGTGCTTCCAAGGTGAAGCAAATGTAG
- a CDS encoding nuclease A inhibitor family protein, producing MTKKTKKNLRSAIKKKVFSIEELTELTQGVIYISETDAELEPFQTEDSEPEIRPLSKATSKDIEEISFDNFFNRLSAKKEWHTAADRKRTAAYSKIREYLEDHLTDLHVVRTGRVQIEILVFGKAEDGTVAGFRTRAVET from the coding sequence ATGACCAAAAAAACGAAAAAAAATCTTCGTTCGGCAATAAAAAAGAAAGTATTCTCGATCGAAGAACTGACCGAGTTGACCCAGGGCGTGATCTACATCAGCGAAACCGACGCCGAGCTTGAACCGTTCCAGACGGAGGACAGCGAGCCGGAAATTCGGCCGCTCTCAAAAGCCACTTCGAAAGACATTGAAGAAATCTCGTTCGATAATTTTTTCAATCGCCTGTCCGCCAAAAAAGAATGGCACACGGCCGCTGACCGGAAGCGGACTGCGGCGTATTCGAAGATCAGAGAATACCTTGAGGATCACCTGACCGATCTGCACGTTGTGCGGACCGGACGGGTCCAGATAGAAATTCTTGTATTCGGTAAAGCGGAAGATGGCACAGTTGCGGGGTTCCGGACGCGGGCGGTTGAGACCTAA